AACATTGGTATGAACTGTTTCTTCTGTACTCTTTTTATCCCCCTGCTGATGCTCTACCCCTTGTTCCATCCATTCTTTGTGCGCACGTTCTACTATTCTCAATGGTGCTAATCTAATTGAGTTCTCATATTCCCTCTTGTTCCTATCTTTCCATACCTGCCATAATATATTTGCTGTCAGGCCAATATGCTCCTTCCCTTCCTGTCTAGTTCTTGCTTCTGTAATTCTCATCCACCATCTCTTAAAATCACCCCTCTGATCATTTGCTCCATCCCACTGAATGGGGGCTGATTTCCATACTTCCAGTGCATGTGGACAGTTGAGTAACATATGTCCTATGGTTTCTGGAGCCTCACCACAGGTTGAGCAGATAGGGTCCCCTACTCCTGTTCGCTTTCTCACTGCCTCCCTGACTGGTACTGCTCGTTTAATACACTTCCAGATGAAGTGCTTGATTTTATGCTTAATGTTGAGCTTCCATAACATATTCCACACCTGAACCATTTGCTAGCTTCCTTCTGAGATGCTTGTTCCAGCTCCCTCCTGGTTGCACCTTCTTCTGCTCATGCCTTTCTCCATCAACAATTTGTATCCTGAGTCGACTGTGTATTCCCCTCCAGCTTTTGGTTTCCAGTAGAAACTATCTTCCCTCCCTGATAAGCTTAGAGGGATGCGGAGAATCTACTCAGCATCTTCTttgttgaaatttctgaagatAACATTCATGTTCCATCTCTGCTGGCAGATTAGCTCATCAACCATCTTTAGCTCACAGTTACTTGTTCTGCATGTTGAAAGCTTCCCCGTGGGTGTTTCTGGTAACCATTTATGGTCCCAGATTTTCGTGTTCCTACCATTTTCAATCCTCCTAATCAGTCCTTCCTCTATTAAGCTCCTTGCTCCCAGTAATCCTTGCCAAATCCATGATGCATTTTTAGGGAGGGTGCATTGTAGTATGGATTCCTGAGGGAAATACTTGGATTTTAAAACCTTACTGACCAGAAGATTTGGGCTGGTTAATATCCTCCATAACTGCTTACCCAGACGTGCTTTGTTGAAGGCTTCCAGATCCTTAAACCCAAGGCCGCCTATGTTCTTGTGTACTGCCATTTTGTCCCAAGAGATCCAGTGCATTTTGTTCCTTCCCTCAGATCCACCCCACCAGAAATTGGACATCATGGTGCTAATGTCTTTGTAGAGTGATCTAGGCAGCTTAAAACAGGACATAACGTACGTAGGCATGGCCATTGCAACTGCCTTCAACATGACCTCTTTTCCAGCTAAGCTCAGAAATTTATTCTTCCAATTCTGAAGCCTGCACCTTGGCAGATCACTCCTCTTTGTACATCTTCCAGATTTTTACTAAAGAAAACTGCAGATTTGTCAAAGTTGATCAGCTGTCCTGAGGCTGCTTCATAGACTTTTAGGACTTTCATTATTTCAGCCGCCTCTTCCTTATTTGCTTGACAAAAGATGAGCGAATCATCAGCAAAGAAAAGATGGGTAAGTTGAGGACCTTGCCTGCTGATTTTCAAGCCTGTGATCCTCTTGCTTTCTTCAGCTTGCCTTAACAGATTGGAGAATCCCTCAGAACATATTAAGAACAGGTATGGTGACAATGGATCTCCTTGACGAATACCTCTCCCTGGTGAGACAAAACCTTTCACTTCTCCATTACAATTGAAGGAATAATTGACTGTTGTTAGGCAGCCAGTtatccattcaatccatttagTACAGAAACCCATTTTGCTCATCATTGCCAGCAAAAAATGCCACTCCACCTATCATAAGCTTTTGCCATGTCAAACTTAATAGCCATGTATCCATCTTTCccttgtcttttgtttttcagGTAATGCATGTATTCATGAGCAATCATTACATTATCTAGGATTTGTCTTCCTGGGATAAAGGTCTTGCTAATGCATTTGTGCAGGACTACCTTCAGTCTATTAGCCAAgatttttgaaataattttgtaAAGCACACTACAAAGACTGATAGGCATGAAATGCTTTAAACTGATAGgattctggattttggggatAAGGGATATAACTGTATGGTTGATGGATTTAAGCATGAAGCCTGATGTGAAAAAAGCTTGGATCGCTGGGATAATGTCTTTTTGATGGTGCTCCAAAATCTCTGGAAAAATAGAGGAGTCATCCCATCTTGTCCTGGAGCTTTTTCAGAATTCATGGAAAAAAGAGCATCAtgaatttctttttcctcaacTACCTTAGTCAGATTATTATTCATGTCCTGAGT
This region of Coffea eugenioides isolate CCC68of unplaced genomic scaffold, Ceug_1.0 ScVebR1_1418;HRSCAF=2265, whole genome shotgun sequence genomic DNA includes:
- the LOC113755312 gene encoding uncharacterized protein LOC113755312 — translated: MLKAVAMAMPTYVMSCFKLPRSLYKDISTMMSNFWWGGSEGRNKMHWISWDKMAVHKNIGGLGFKDLEAFNKARLGKQLWRILTSPNLLVSKVLKSKYFPQESILQCTLPKNASWIWQGLLGARSLIEEGLIRRIENGRNTKIWDHKWLPETPTGKLSTCRTSNCELKMVDELICQQRWNMNVIFRNFNKEDAE